One Sandaracinaceae bacterium DNA segment encodes these proteins:
- a CDS encoding di-heme oxidoredictase family protein: MISPRTKQSIFAYALTALAGCVLVGCPGPEPEVPDDIFGEMGEVAPWASPAQRETFERGREVARRRFSPEEGLGPHFNVSFCGGCHERPVLGGGGPRYRNFLLIQTELPDGTVQAVGVNGIQPQYALEDGRHATPDGADIVATRNAIPFFGAGLMAEIPAASIERYADPEDADGDGISGRPNYDQGFVGRFGRKSQTVSVEGFIRGPLFNHLGITSDPLPSDRKAQLPVPSSVSDVGGTREGLTDGVGAVTLGQAAAPDSPITDDDGVADPELSEDALFDVVSFSMLLAVPRPDAPTPDSEAGLELFREIRCDACHVETLESPRGLVPLYSDLLLHDMGEELADGIRMGIATGSEFRTQPLWGVAPVGPYLHDGRADTLDEAIRLHGGEAADIAASYAALSDGERAQILAFLESLGGRELISEGLIPPGEPAPSGDAYGAPLPGTDAERFEEGRRLFDRDFGLGQGLGPGFNGDSCRACHFDPVVGGAGPIDLSVTRQAIFDGGAMMAPAMGTMAHRHSRDAARPAIDPMSNFFELRQTPSILGLGLIDQIPEANILANEDPDDLDGDGIRGRAHRLGDGRLGRLGWKADVPNLAEFARDAMFNEVGVTLPDQEGLTFGGSTDDDGVADPEISTEELEALTFFMAQLAPPPRQRTDMALEDRGEMIFADVGCASCHRALELEDGTPVALYSDLLLHDVFPDGAVGIGSGDASGREIRTPPLWGIGETAPYMHDGRASTLEAAVAAHFGEASGSAESFAALSAEDRAAVLAFLRSL; encoded by the coding sequence ATGATCTCCCCGCGAACGAAGCAGTCGATCTTCGCGTACGCCCTCACCGCGCTGGCGGGCTGCGTCCTGGTGGGCTGTCCCGGCCCCGAACCCGAAGTGCCCGACGACATCTTCGGTGAGATGGGCGAAGTCGCGCCCTGGGCGAGCCCCGCGCAGCGCGAGACGTTCGAGCGAGGCCGTGAGGTCGCGCGTCGACGCTTCTCTCCCGAGGAGGGCCTGGGGCCGCACTTCAACGTCAGCTTCTGCGGCGGCTGCCACGAGCGCCCCGTGCTCGGCGGCGGCGGACCCCGCTATCGCAACTTCCTGCTCATCCAGACGGAGCTGCCGGACGGCACCGTGCAGGCGGTCGGCGTCAACGGCATCCAGCCGCAGTACGCGCTCGAGGACGGACGCCACGCGACCCCGGACGGCGCCGACATCGTCGCCACCCGCAACGCCATCCCCTTCTTCGGGGCGGGCCTGATGGCCGAGATCCCGGCCGCGTCGATCGAGCGCTACGCCGACCCGGAGGACGCCGACGGCGACGGAATCAGCGGCCGCCCCAACTACGACCAGGGCTTCGTCGGTCGCTTCGGCCGCAAGTCGCAGACGGTGAGCGTCGAGGGTTTCATCCGCGGCCCCCTCTTCAACCACCTCGGCATCACGAGCGACCCGCTGCCGAGCGACCGCAAGGCGCAGCTCCCCGTCCCGAGCTCCGTGAGCGACGTGGGCGGCACGCGCGAAGGGCTCACCGACGGCGTCGGCGCGGTCACGCTCGGGCAGGCCGCGGCGCCCGACTCGCCCATCACCGACGACGACGGCGTCGCCGACCCCGAGCTGTCCGAGGACGCGCTCTTCGACGTGGTCAGCTTCTCGATGCTGCTCGCGGTGCCGCGCCCGGACGCGCCGACCCCGGACAGCGAGGCCGGCCTCGAGCTCTTCCGCGAGATCCGCTGCGACGCCTGCCACGTCGAGACGCTCGAGAGCCCCCGCGGCCTCGTGCCGCTCTACAGCGACCTGCTGCTCCACGACATGGGCGAGGAGCTCGCCGACGGCATCCGCATGGGCATCGCGACGGGCAGCGAGTTCCGCACCCAGCCGCTCTGGGGCGTGGCCCCCGTCGGCCCGTACCTGCACGACGGCCGCGCCGACACGCTCGACGAGGCGATCCGCCTGCACGGCGGCGAGGCGGCGGACATCGCGGCCTCGTACGCGGCCTTGTCCGACGGCGAGCGCGCGCAGATCCTCGCTTTCCTCGAGTCCCTGGGCGGCCGGGAGCTGATCAGCGAAGGCCTCATCCCGCCGGGCGAGCCGGCGCCCAGCGGCGACGCGTACGGCGCCCCGCTCCCGGGCACCGACGCCGAGCGCTTCGAGGAGGGTCGACGCCTCTTCGATCGTGACTTCGGCCTCGGCCAGGGCCTCGGCCCGGGCTTCAACGGCGACTCCTGCCGCGCCTGCCACTTCGACCCCGTGGTGGGCGGCGCCGGCCCGATCGACCTCAGCGTCACGCGCCAGGCCATCTTCGACGGCGGCGCCATGATGGCCCCGGCGATGGGCACGATGGCGCACCGCCACAGCCGCGACGCGGCCCGGCCCGCCATCGATCCGATGAGCAACTTCTTCGAGCTGCGCCAGACCCCGTCGATCCTCGGGCTGGGGCTCATCGACCAGATCCCGGAGGCGAACATCCTCGCCAACGAAGATCCGGACGACCTCGACGGCGACGGGATCCGCGGCCGGGCGCACCGGCTCGGAGACGGGCGGCTCGGGCGCCTGGGCTGGAAGGCCGACGTGCCCAACCTGGCCGAGTTCGCGCGCGACGCGATGTTCAACGAGGTCGGCGTGACGTTGCCCGACCAGGAGGGCCTGACCTTCGGCGGCAGCACCGACGACGACGGCGTCGCGGACCCGGAGATCAGCACGGAGGAGCTCGAAGCGCTGACCTTCTTCATGGCCCAGCTCGCCCCGCCTCCGCGTCAGCGAACCGACATGGCGCTCGAGGATCGCGGCGAGATGATCTTCGCCGACGTGGGCTGCGCGAGCTGCCACCGCGCGCTGGAGCTGGAAGACGGGACGCCGGTCGCGCTCTACAGCGATCTCCTCCTCCACGACGTCTTCCCGGACGGCGCGGTCGGCATCGGCTCCGGCGACGCGTCGGGACGCGAGATCCGCACCCCGCCGCTCTGGGGCATCGGAGAGACGGCGCCCTACATGCACGACGGCCGCGCGAGCACGCTCGAGGCGGCGGTGGCGGCTCACTTCGGCGAAGCGAGCGGGAGCGCGGAGAGCTTCGCGGCCCTCTCCGCCGAGGACCGCGCGGCGGTGCTCGCCTTCCTCCGCTCGCTCTGA
- a CDS encoding HDOD domain-containing protein, producing the protein MHALDKVEYVEAAPVAQRAWLARQPILDRHGATYAHELLFRSGPTNRAIFSDGSQAAAQTIMTAFTEMDLGEVVGRGKAFFNVTREVLLSPAIEALPKHRVVLEVLETVRIDDALIARMKELRDGGFHLAIDDFGLRDELWALVDLADVVKVDLLPLDDAQLEETTRRLKSTGVKLLAEKVETREQHDRVRELGYDYFQGYFFQVPEMLSAQKLPQARLETMQLMAKVQREDTPLSELERLISADAALSYRLLRLLASAAYARAHKVDSVHRAIVMLGRQKLSQWVTLLALAGLDDQPPALLATAMLRARMCELLGEQIGRHDPATFYSAGLFSLLDVMMGRPMKELLASMPISQELEAALLKRKGTVGATLRAVADYEQGEWRSIDLVRLPPEDFADAYFAAVRWSAQVMGELGLI; encoded by the coding sequence GTGCACGCTCTGGACAAAGTCGAATACGTCGAAGCCGCGCCGGTCGCCCAGCGCGCGTGGCTCGCCCGCCAGCCCATCCTGGACCGGCACGGCGCCACCTACGCTCACGAGCTGCTCTTCCGCTCCGGGCCCACCAACCGGGCCATCTTCTCGGACGGCAGCCAGGCCGCGGCGCAGACGATCATGACCGCGTTCACGGAGATGGATCTCGGTGAGGTCGTCGGGCGCGGCAAGGCGTTCTTCAACGTCACGCGCGAGGTCCTCCTGTCGCCCGCCATCGAGGCCCTCCCCAAGCACCGCGTCGTGCTCGAGGTGCTCGAGACGGTCCGCATCGACGACGCCCTGATCGCGCGCATGAAGGAGCTCCGCGACGGCGGCTTCCACCTCGCCATCGACGACTTCGGGCTCCGCGACGAGCTCTGGGCGCTGGTGGACCTCGCCGACGTCGTGAAGGTGGATCTGCTCCCCCTCGACGACGCGCAGCTCGAGGAGACCACGCGCCGGCTCAAGAGCACGGGGGTCAAGCTGCTGGCCGAGAAGGTGGAGACGCGCGAGCAGCACGACCGCGTCCGGGAGCTCGGCTACGACTACTTCCAGGGCTACTTCTTCCAGGTCCCGGAGATGCTCAGCGCCCAGAAGCTCCCCCAGGCGCGGCTCGAGACCATGCAGCTCATGGCCAAGGTGCAGCGCGAGGACACGCCGCTCTCCGAGCTGGAGCGACTCATCTCGGCCGACGCCGCCCTCTCCTATCGACTGCTGCGACTGCTCGCCTCGGCCGCCTACGCGCGCGCACACAAGGTGGACAGCGTGCACCGCGCCATCGTCATGCTCGGGCGTCAGAAGCTCTCGCAGTGGGTGACCCTGCTCGCGCTCGCCGGCCTGGACGATCAGCCCCCGGCCCTGCTCGCGACGGCGATGCTCCGCGCGCGCATGTGCGAGCTGCTCGGCGAGCAGATCGGCCGACACGACCCCGCGACGTTCTACAGCGCGGGGCTCTTCTCGCTGCTCGACGTGATGATGGGCCGCCCGATGAAGGAGCTGCTGGCCTCGATGCCGATCTCGCAGGAGCTCGAGGCGGCGCTGCTCAAGCGCAAGGGCACCGTGGGCGCCACGCTGCGTGCGGTCGCCGACTACGAGCAGGGCGAGTGGCGCAGCATCGATCTGGTGCGGCTGCCGCCCGAGGACTTCGCCGACGCGTACTTCGCCGCCGTGCGCTGGTCCGCGCAGGTCATGGGTGAGCTCGGGCTGATCTGA
- a CDS encoding amidase, producing MKSATELARLIRDGETTSEEVVRLHIDRLRRVNPALNAVVRVRVREAMSEARASDRRLAERGPDGPLHGVPCTIKESFELEGMPHTAGLVSRRDRRGQRDAVTVARLRAAGAIPIGVTNVSELLMWMESNNRVYGRSNNPYDPRRIVGGSSGGEGAAVGAAISPFGLGADVGGSIRMPAFFNGVFGHKPSSGLVPNSGQWPLAENEAASYLTTGPLARRAEDLWPLLQVLAGPDGECEACREVALGDPREVDVSSLSVLSVPDNGTTPVRPSLRRAQKKVAESLGALGARVSTRRFEGLKRSLHLWSASMSAAGGTPFGALMGNGARKPVLPELFKWALRRSDHTIPALALAAVERVPEAFPGRTRRLADEAAALREALSEAIGDGVMLYPSYSRPAPHHFSPLLRPLHFVYTAIINVMGFPATQVPLGLSRGGIPIGVQVIGRHGNDHVTIAVAQHLERAFGGWVPPPERSRFGVRRTRVPGAP from the coding sequence ATGAAGTCGGCCACGGAGCTCGCGCGGCTCATCCGCGATGGTGAGACCACGAGCGAGGAGGTGGTGCGCCTCCACATCGATCGCCTGCGCCGCGTGAACCCCGCCTTGAACGCGGTGGTGCGCGTGCGGGTGCGCGAGGCGATGAGCGAGGCGCGCGCGTCGGATCGACGCCTGGCGGAGCGCGGCCCCGACGGCCCCCTCCACGGGGTGCCCTGCACGATCAAGGAGAGCTTCGAGCTCGAGGGCATGCCGCACACGGCCGGGCTCGTCTCGCGCCGGGACCGGCGCGGCCAGCGCGACGCCGTCACCGTGGCGCGCCTCCGGGCGGCCGGCGCCATCCCCATCGGCGTGACGAACGTCTCCGAGCTGCTGATGTGGATGGAGAGCAACAACCGCGTCTACGGCCGCTCCAACAACCCGTACGACCCCAGACGGATCGTCGGCGGCTCGTCGGGCGGAGAGGGCGCCGCGGTGGGCGCCGCGATCTCCCCCTTCGGTCTCGGCGCCGACGTCGGCGGCTCCATCCGGATGCCCGCGTTCTTCAACGGCGTGTTCGGCCACAAGCCGTCGTCGGGGCTCGTGCCGAACTCGGGGCAGTGGCCGCTGGCCGAGAACGAGGCCGCCTCCTACCTCACGACGGGGCCGCTGGCGCGGCGCGCGGAAGATCTCTGGCCCCTGCTGCAGGTCCTCGCCGGGCCCGACGGAGAGTGCGAGGCGTGCCGCGAGGTCGCGCTCGGTGACCCGCGCGAGGTCGACGTGTCCTCCCTCTCGGTGCTCTCGGTCCCCGACAACGGGACCACCCCCGTGCGCCCCTCCCTCCGGCGCGCGCAGAAGAAGGTGGCCGAGTCGCTCGGCGCGCTGGGCGCGCGCGTCTCGACCCGCCGCTTCGAGGGGCTGAAGCGCTCGCTGCACCTGTGGTCGGCGTCGATGTCCGCCGCGGGCGGGACGCCCTTCGGCGCCTTGATGGGCAACGGCGCGCGCAAGCCCGTGCTGCCCGAGCTGTTCAAGTGGGCGCTCCGCCGCTCCGACCACACCATCCCCGCGCTCGCGCTCGCGGCGGTCGAGCGGGTCCCGGAGGCCTTCCCCGGTCGGACGCGCCGCCTCGCGGACGAGGCCGCGGCGCTGCGCGAGGCGCTGAGCGAGGCCATCGGCGACGGGGTCATGCTCTACCCGAGCTACTCGCGCCCGGCGCCGCATCACTTCTCGCCGCTGCTCCGGCCGCTCCACTTCGTCTACACGGCGATCATCAACGTGATGGGTTTCCCGGCCACGCAGGTGCCGCTCGGGCTCTCGCGCGGCGGGATCCCCATCGGCGTGCAGGTGATCGGCCGGCACGGCAACGACCACGTCACCATCGCGGTCGCCCAGCACCTGGAGCGCGCCTTCGGCGGCTGGGTGCCGCCCCCGGAGCGCAGCCGCTTCGGCGTGCGTCGGACGCGCGTCCCCGGCGCGCCGTGA
- a CDS encoding SLC13 family permease produces MGWEAWFTVVVTLVMVVAMARNVAGPDFVLLGGLTLLVTTGVVPLERATIGFSNEGMLTVAALFVVAAGVRDTGGLDAILRRLLGRPKGLTSAQLRLMTPVALVSGFLNNTPVVAMMVPVVTDWARRVRLPLSRLLIPLSYASILGGTCTLFGTSTNLVVYGMLRDHDASISLGLFDIAVLGLPAVLVGMVYVLLAAPHLLPDRTRSTQLIERPREYSVSMRVTPESPIVGQTIEDAGLRQLPGLFLVEIERESELIPAVAPETRIHAGDHLLFVGAVDSVVDLRRIRGLVPTSDQVDHLMEARPDRELLEAVVARTSSLSGQSVRDSRFRTRYGAAIIAVHRDGDRVVGKVGDIVLAAGDVLLLEAPPSFYRRHRHDPGFALVTPVEESVPPNHRKAPIALGLLASMVILSASGMLPLLTAALVAAGLMLATGCLKGTVARRSLDVRVLLAIAAAFGVGAALEDSGAAGAIGRGLVDIAVPLGPVAVLGAVYFATMVLTELVTNNAAAALMFPIVAAACDASSLPLVPAALVTMMAASASFSTPIGYQTNLMVYGPGGYRFSDFLRFGIPLQLLLGTVVVTVASLLWL; encoded by the coding sequence ATGGGCTGGGAGGCCTGGTTTACCGTCGTCGTCACGCTGGTCATGGTCGTCGCCATGGCTCGCAACGTCGCGGGCCCCGACTTCGTGCTCCTCGGCGGGCTGACCCTGCTCGTGACCACGGGCGTGGTCCCGCTCGAGCGCGCCACCATCGGCTTCTCGAACGAGGGCATGCTCACCGTGGCCGCGCTCTTCGTGGTGGCCGCGGGCGTGCGCGACACGGGCGGTCTCGACGCCATCCTGCGACGTCTGCTCGGCCGCCCGAAGGGGCTGACCAGCGCGCAGCTGCGCCTGATGACCCCCGTCGCGCTCGTCAGCGGCTTCCTCAACAACACGCCGGTCGTCGCGATGATGGTCCCGGTGGTCACCGACTGGGCGCGCCGCGTGCGGCTCCCGCTGTCCCGCCTCCTGATCCCGCTGAGCTACGCCTCGATCCTGGGCGGCACGTGCACGCTCTTCGGCACGAGCACCAACCTCGTGGTCTACGGGATGCTCCGGGATCACGACGCGAGCATCAGCCTCGGCCTCTTCGACATCGCCGTGCTGGGCCTCCCCGCGGTGCTCGTGGGCATGGTCTACGTGCTGCTCGCCGCGCCCCACCTGCTCCCCGACCGCACGCGCTCGACGCAGCTCATCGAGCGCCCGCGCGAGTACTCGGTGTCGATGCGCGTCACGCCGGAGTCTCCCATCGTCGGGCAGACCATCGAGGACGCGGGGCTACGCCAGCTGCCGGGGCTGTTCCTGGTCGAGATCGAGCGGGAGAGCGAGCTGATCCCCGCCGTCGCGCCCGAGACGCGGATCCACGCGGGCGATCACCTGCTCTTCGTCGGGGCGGTCGACTCGGTGGTCGATCTGCGTCGGATCCGGGGGCTCGTGCCCACCTCCGATCAGGTCGACCACCTGATGGAGGCCCGCCCCGACCGCGAGCTGCTCGAGGCGGTGGTCGCGCGCACCTCTTCGCTCTCGGGCCAGAGCGTGCGCGACAGCCGATTCCGGACCCGCTACGGCGCCGCGATCATCGCCGTCCACCGCGACGGCGACCGGGTCGTGGGCAAGGTCGGCGACATCGTGCTCGCGGCCGGCGACGTGCTGCTGCTCGAGGCGCCGCCGAGCTTCTACCGCCGCCATCGGCACGACCCGGGCTTCGCGCTGGTCACCCCGGTCGAGGAGTCGGTGCCCCCGAACCACCGCAAGGCGCCCATCGCGCTCGGCCTGCTCGCCTCGATGGTGATCCTCAGCGCGAGCGGGATGCTGCCGCTCCTCACCGCCGCTCTCGTCGCCGCGGGGCTCATGCTCGCCACGGGCTGCCTCAAGGGGACGGTCGCGCGCCGGTCACTCGACGTGCGCGTGCTGCTCGCCATCGCGGCCGCGTTCGGGGTCGGCGCGGCCCTCGAAGACAGCGGCGCCGCGGGCGCGATCGGGCGAGGGCTGGTGGACATCGCGGTGCCGCTGGGCCCCGTCGCCGTGCTCGGCGCGGTCTACTTCGCGACGATGGTCTTGACCGAGCTGGTCACGAACAACGCCGCCGCCGCGCTCATGTTCCCCATCGTGGCCGCCGCGTGCGACGCGTCGAGCCTCCCGCTCGTCCCCGCCGCGCTGGTGACGATGATGGCCGCCTCCGCGAGCTTCAGCACGCCCATCGGCTACCAGACCAACCTCATGGTCTACGGCCCCGGCGGCTACCGCTTCAGCGACTTCCTCCGCTTCGGCATCCCGCTGCAGCTCCTGCTCGGCACCGTCGTGGTGACCGTCGCGAGCCTCCTCTGGCTCTGA